Proteins from a genomic interval of Mycolicibacterium grossiae:
- a CDS encoding SOUL family heme-binding protein, whose translation MLNRITSLIEQTAESVLTIVGIRVGTEEPAHSSERIAGSVELRRYDARIAAETTVAAGEADENEARSEGFRRLAGYIFGRNTSADGRSNRVAMTAPVAQSTTGTKIAMTAPVAQAAQDVEVGVGWVIRFFMPSAWTLDTLPTPIDDRVRLVEVPPQAYAVLRFSGDRGPKTVAAKTAELMDVLRQYGFETDGEPAAWFYDPPWTVPFLRRNEIAVPVKA comes from the coding sequence GTGCTCAATCGCATCACGTCGCTGATCGAGCAGACCGCCGAGTCGGTGCTGACGATCGTCGGCATCCGGGTCGGCACCGAGGAGCCGGCACATAGCAGCGAGCGCATCGCGGGAAGCGTCGAATTGCGGCGCTACGACGCGCGGATCGCTGCGGAGACCACCGTTGCCGCCGGGGAGGCCGACGAGAACGAGGCACGCAGCGAGGGCTTCCGCCGACTTGCCGGCTACATCTTCGGGCGCAACACCTCCGCGGACGGCCGCTCGAACCGGGTCGCGATGACGGCACCGGTGGCGCAGTCGACAACGGGAACGAAGATCGCGATGACCGCCCCGGTCGCGCAGGCCGCGCAGGACGTCGAGGTGGGCGTCGGGTGGGTGATCCGCTTCTTCATGCCGTCGGCGTGGACGCTGGACACGCTGCCCACGCCCATCGACGACCGCGTCCGGCTGGTCGAGGTGCCGCCCCAGGCGTACGCGGTACTGCGCTTCAGCGGTGACCGCGGCCCCAAGACCGTGGCGGCGAAGACCGCCGAGCTGATGGACGTGCTGCGCCAGTACGGCTTCGAGACCGACGGCGAGCCCGCCGCATGGTTCTACGACCCGCCGTGGACGGTGCCGTTCCTACGGCGCAACGAGATCGCAGTGCCGGTCAAAGCCTGA
- a CDS encoding NAD-dependent epimerase/dehydratase family protein gives MRVLVTGGTGFVGAWTAKSAQDAGHQVRFLVRNPDRLRTSAAKIGVDIGDHIVGDIADRASTDSALDGCDAVIHCAAMVSTDPSRADEMLHTNLEGARNVLGGAVAAGIDPIVHVSSFTALFRPGLEVLTAELPVVGGSDGYGKSKAVVEAYARGLQDAGAPVSITYPGMVLGPGAGDQFGEAAEGVEAAIKMRGVPGRGAAWIVIDVRDLAALHVALLEPGKGPRKYMAGGRRVPVDELAALLGQAADRSLLVLPVPDVGLRALGQLFDVVGSRLPFDTPIDSAAMQYYTQMPASDDGPAARELGIVQRDCAETIADTVAGLRSVGRL, from the coding sequence ATGCGGGTACTGGTCACCGGAGGCACCGGCTTCGTCGGCGCGTGGACGGCCAAGTCCGCCCAGGACGCCGGCCACCAGGTCCGATTCCTGGTGCGCAACCCCGACCGACTGCGGACGAGTGCGGCGAAGATCGGCGTGGACATCGGTGACCACATCGTCGGCGACATCGCCGATCGCGCATCGACCGACTCCGCGCTGGACGGCTGCGACGCCGTGATCCATTGCGCGGCAATGGTGTCGACCGATCCGAGCCGTGCGGACGAGATGCTGCACACCAACCTCGAAGGCGCGCGCAACGTACTGGGCGGCGCGGTTGCCGCCGGCATCGACCCCATCGTGCACGTCTCGAGCTTCACGGCGTTGTTCCGCCCGGGGCTCGAGGTTTTGACCGCCGAGCTACCCGTCGTCGGCGGGTCCGACGGCTATGGCAAGTCCAAGGCGGTCGTCGAGGCGTACGCCCGCGGTCTACAGGACGCCGGTGCCCCGGTGAGCATCACCTACCCGGGGATGGTGCTCGGGCCCGGCGCCGGTGACCAGTTCGGCGAAGCGGCCGAGGGCGTCGAGGCGGCGATCAAGATGCGGGGCGTGCCGGGCCGCGGCGCCGCGTGGATCGTGATCGACGTGCGCGACCTCGCCGCCCTGCACGTCGCGCTCCTCGAACCGGGCAAGGGGCCGCGGAAGTACATGGCGGGCGGGCGGCGCGTCCCGGTCGACGAACTCGCCGCGCTGCTGGGCCAGGCCGCCGACCGCAGTCTGCTGGTGCTGCCGGTCCCCGACGTGGGATTGCGTGCGCTCGGCCAACTCTTCGACGTCGTCGGAAGCCGGCTGCCCTTCGACACCCCGATCGATTCGGCGGCCATGCAGTACTACACCCAGATGCCGGCCTCGGACGACGGGCCCGCCGCACGTGAACTCGGGATCGTCCAGCGCGACTGCGCGGAGACCATCGCCGACACGGTGGCCGGCTTGCGGAGCGTCGGCCGCCTCTAG
- a CDS encoding Crp/Fnr family transcriptional regulator → MTDGRDDPVTRAAIFHGLAPTVVSRVLAAAEPVAFPRGHTILREGDAGDLLYVIGVGHVKVQCGGATGRRTLIALLGPSDVFGELAVLDPGPRSATVRAHTDVRASAIRRAALEAAMYAHPELAERLSCLLAQRIRRTAAKVSETVDNDIVGRVAATLLELARVMGRPEAGVVVVDHGLTQEELSQLVGSRRESVNQALKALARRGWIVSAAGTVTIVQGARLAKRGRVATACRPPSSTTR, encoded by the coding sequence GTGACCGACGGCCGGGACGATCCGGTGACGCGTGCGGCGATCTTCCATGGTCTTGCGCCGACCGTCGTCTCCCGTGTCCTGGCCGCCGCCGAACCGGTGGCGTTTCCGCGGGGGCACACCATCCTGCGCGAAGGCGACGCGGGGGACTTGCTCTACGTCATCGGGGTCGGGCACGTGAAGGTGCAGTGCGGTGGCGCCACCGGTCGCCGGACGTTGATCGCGCTTCTCGGACCATCCGACGTCTTCGGGGAACTCGCCGTGCTCGATCCCGGGCCGCGTTCGGCGACGGTGCGAGCGCACACCGATGTCCGGGCGTCGGCCATCCGTCGCGCCGCGCTCGAGGCGGCCATGTACGCGCATCCCGAACTCGCCGAGCGTCTCTCGTGCCTGCTGGCCCAACGCATCCGCCGCACGGCGGCGAAGGTGAGCGAGACCGTCGACAACGACATCGTCGGGAGGGTCGCTGCGACGCTGCTCGAACTGGCCCGCGTGATGGGCCGGCCCGAGGCGGGCGTCGTGGTCGTGGATCACGGTCTGACGCAGGAAGAACTCAGTCAGTTGGTCGGCTCGCGGCGCGAGAGCGTCAACCAGGCCCTGAAGGCACTGGCCCGACGCGGCTGGATCGTCTCGGCGGCGGGGACGGTGACGATAGTGCAGGGAGCCCGCCTCGCGAAGCGTGGCCGCGTCGCCACCGCCTGCCGACCGCCGTCATCGACGACGCGATGA
- a CDS encoding beta strand repeat-containing protein, with protein sequence MPAAAPVDPLQALVRLPGTFLNAAAGLLAVALSPLLAPGPAAPAPPPTLFAVLAWVRREIDRNFFNSAPTVAYTATGNSQDVNGAVSGRVVITDRDGDPVTVSTSTPVNGGSVVVRPDGTFTYTPTVELARTGGVDSFTLTATSAGTGLHLQDVGAALARLDLVGALLALTTPPATRRVITVAVTPINQNPIARDDAFSVDEDTPLTGDVSLNDADPNQGDTRSYGVVSSTTQGSLVLRPDGTFDYTPSGNFFGTDSFTYSFSDRAGATATATATITVRAVNDAPVAAPGPQSVDYATGSVTGTVGFTDVDSPTLTYTVTQPSSGRVTFDAVTGRYVFTPTVADRLQANLTPGADSRTFTITASDGAASTPITITAEIDPARLVVVDSIPTGSSIIDVDATATRVYVIGRDGVLKTIDPTTNTVVGTLQITGVTETEYLDAGSDGRVYVSAGNGGNGTVVIVDTTTGTQTPVRVGGTARDLLEVTLPSGERLVYVTTRGTNANRVAIIDPTDVTNVRYVDLPGTVGPNNIAASPDGRYVYVTRNTGGAGLAVIDTATNTVVDERALGTNPTGLDVSADGRHVFVTNNSGTTLTIVDTVSGTQREVALGAASRGVRVSPDGSVAYVTLTNGQVAVVDTATGATIGAPVQVGQTPQYVAFTPDGTAFTSNFTVGSVSVLKVVSANVNAAPIGVRPPTVSTPNVTTGVVTGTLGVTDPDGNVLSYTPTSGSTTKGTFTVGADGTFTYRPTDAARHAAAAVGAPSSTSTDSFSVTVADGLGGTRTVTVVVTVGKRNAVPTSTGATAGTPAADGLVTGNLNVTDADRDPLTFVASTPTRGSVTVAADGSFTYRPTPAAQLAAVTDPTARTDTFTVGVSDGYGGSITVPVTVTIKPVNVAPVLGRDVFTVDAGKPLQASLATNDVDANGDTLTYAFVGQQGSGTLTLATDGSFTFTSNAAGTTVIAYDVSDGTNTVRGSASIVVVAVNAAPVAGDATFTTLRDTAVSGTLTVTDPDGPQPLFSAAGTTANGTVVVSSNGAFTYTPRSGFVGEDSFVFTVSDGSSSDTGTVTITVTPPVIVDPATPVTLGSPTTGSAAIDGAINTTRQGLMFSVASAPTYGTVRLAADGTFTYTPDPVDRLAAFATVGTADDVDVFTIRVSDGVSSQTVTVTPSVSPAPVAAIFGTPTGSTIVGTPFVDADAGVAYVTVRNAAGAYALVIVERGGQPRAVALPGTPIGEPSSAGDNLYQYTRSADGSHAVTLVGPTGAISTVLPGEPTDTFVDQATGTVLVVSAPTAETHAVTVVSLAGASTVELAESTPIFRQTDDGSLFAFTNSQFGYTSVVVIRTDGTTSTVRLGGSLVDAAEVQRNTLAIRTITGAGTQALMALKSDGTSRVTTFSGTPIGDVVGNPDGSLDVYSATVFSDFSADWSVAIEKTTLAATGNVHPSTTVTRTSFTGAPDRSTMQVVGSVITVGYTDTAGNPATAVVVYRDGTIMKATLRGSAIDGLGASIAPIVDDSGTIIQFTTLPGTSGERTYRVSIIGSSGRSLTVLSTDLPGAPVGQPVVASSGVAYVISDAGRTSWLTVLNSSLTTLPTVAVPDGLRPEDLATDATNRRVGFVVADPTSSTYVYRTVDENGTVRNTLLGGAPRNGVVVDSVSGATYLTVRTGSTDAVTVIAPDGTARVVGLPGVVVDGPDLDAAPTAVYVVSRDAAGNVAVTVVGANTAVSTAIGLPGDSFVDPASGAFVIAHRIGNDYRVTVVQPDGTATVIGLPGRPVGSLVAGSDAYYTTSVSGSTTTVTVVRADGTSRTVTVPGTATVSTVVDATGAYQQTDAGVFLVDLASPTSNGSVTV encoded by the coding sequence GTGCCCGCCGCTGCGCCCGTCGACCCGCTGCAAGCCCTTGTGCGACTGCCCGGCACCTTCCTGAACGCCGCGGCCGGACTACTCGCCGTGGCGCTGTCGCCCCTGCTCGCCCCCGGTCCGGCGGCGCCGGCGCCGCCGCCCACCCTGTTCGCCGTCCTGGCCTGGGTGCGCCGCGAGATCGACCGCAATTTCTTCAACTCCGCCCCGACGGTCGCCTACACCGCGACGGGCAACAGCCAGGACGTCAACGGAGCCGTCTCGGGACGCGTCGTGATCACCGATCGGGACGGCGACCCGGTGACGGTGTCGACGTCGACGCCGGTCAACGGCGGCAGCGTCGTCGTACGGCCCGACGGCACCTTCACCTACACCCCGACCGTCGAACTGGCCCGCACCGGAGGCGTCGACTCGTTCACGCTGACCGCCACCAGCGCCGGAACGGGACTGCACCTCCAGGACGTCGGAGCGGCGCTGGCACGCCTCGACCTCGTCGGGGCGCTCCTCGCCCTCACCACACCACCTGCGACGCGTCGAGTGATCACCGTCGCCGTCACGCCGATCAACCAGAACCCCATCGCTCGCGACGATGCCTTCTCCGTCGACGAGGACACTCCCTTGACGGGTGACGTCTCGCTCAACGACGCCGACCCCAACCAGGGCGACACCCGCAGCTACGGCGTCGTCAGCTCCACCACTCAGGGATCCCTCGTCCTTCGCCCCGACGGCACCTTCGACTACACCCCGTCGGGGAACTTCTTCGGCACCGACTCCTTCACCTACTCCTTCAGCGATCGTGCCGGCGCCACCGCGACGGCCACGGCGACGATCACCGTCCGGGCCGTCAACGATGCGCCGGTGGCCGCGCCCGGCCCGCAGTCCGTGGATTACGCCACCGGAAGCGTCACGGGCACCGTCGGTTTCACCGACGTCGACAGCCCGACCCTGACCTACACCGTGACGCAGCCGTCGTCGGGTCGCGTCACCTTCGACGCGGTCACCGGTCGGTACGTCTTCACCCCGACCGTGGCCGACCGCCTGCAGGCCAACCTCACGCCGGGCGCCGATTCGCGCACCTTCACCATTACTGCCTCCGACGGTGCGGCCAGCACACCGATCACCATCACCGCCGAGATCGACCCGGCGCGCCTCGTGGTCGTCGACAGCATCCCGACGGGCTCGAGCATCATCGACGTCGACGCCACCGCCACGCGGGTGTACGTCATCGGCCGTGACGGCGTGCTCAAGACGATCGATCCCACCACCAACACCGTCGTGGGCACACTGCAGATCACCGGCGTCACGGAGACGGAGTACCTCGACGCAGGCAGCGACGGCCGCGTCTACGTGTCCGCGGGCAACGGCGGCAACGGGACGGTGGTCATCGTCGACACCACTACCGGCACGCAGACGCCGGTCCGGGTCGGCGGCACGGCGCGCGACCTCCTCGAGGTCACGCTGCCGAGCGGTGAACGCCTCGTCTACGTGACCACCCGCGGCACCAACGCCAACCGCGTGGCCATCATCGACCCGACCGACGTCACGAACGTGCGGTACGTCGACCTCCCGGGAACGGTCGGGCCGAACAACATCGCCGCAAGCCCGGACGGCCGCTACGTCTACGTCACGCGCAACACCGGCGGCGCCGGCCTCGCCGTCATCGACACCGCCACGAACACCGTCGTCGACGAGCGAGCACTCGGCACCAATCCGACCGGCCTCGACGTCAGCGCCGACGGTCGTCACGTCTTCGTGACGAACAACAGTGGGACCACGCTGACCATCGTCGACACGGTGAGCGGAACCCAACGGGAGGTGGCCCTCGGTGCGGCATCCCGCGGCGTCCGGGTGAGTCCGGACGGGTCCGTTGCGTACGTGACGCTCACCAACGGTCAGGTCGCGGTGGTGGACACGGCGACGGGCGCGACCATCGGCGCGCCGGTGCAGGTCGGCCAGACTCCCCAGTACGTGGCGTTTACCCCCGACGGCACGGCCTTCACGTCGAACTTCACCGTCGGGTCCGTGTCGGTGCTGAAGGTGGTGTCCGCGAACGTGAACGCGGCACCAATCGGCGTCCGCCCGCCCACGGTGTCGACCCCGAACGTCACGACGGGCGTCGTGACGGGCACGCTCGGAGTGACCGACCCCGACGGCAACGTCCTGAGCTACACCCCGACCAGCGGCAGCACCACCAAGGGCACCTTCACCGTCGGCGCCGACGGCACCTTCACCTACCGCCCCACCGACGCCGCCCGCCACGCTGCCGCCGCCGTGGGCGCACCGTCGTCGACGTCGACCGACTCGTTCTCGGTGACGGTCGCCGACGGACTCGGCGGCACGCGCACGGTGACCGTCGTCGTCACCGTCGGCAAGCGCAACGCAGTCCCCACGTCGACCGGCGCCACCGCGGGCACGCCCGCCGCCGATGGTCTCGTCACCGGCAACCTCAACGTCACCGACGCCGACCGCGATCCGCTCACCTTCGTGGCGAGTACGCCGACCCGCGGCTCGGTCACCGTCGCCGCCGACGGGTCGTTCACGTACCGCCCGACGCCGGCCGCGCAACTCGCCGCGGTCACCGACCCGACGGCACGCACCGACACCTTCACGGTGGGAGTATCCGACGGCTACGGCGGATCGATCACCGTCCCGGTCACGGTGACCATCAAGCCCGTGAACGTGGCTCCGGTCCTCGGCCGCGACGTCTTCACCGTCGACGCCGGCAAGCCGCTGCAGGCGAGCCTCGCCACCAACGACGTCGATGCCAATGGGGACACCCTCACCTACGCGTTCGTCGGGCAGCAGGGTTCCGGGACGTTGACCTTGGCTACCGACGGCTCGTTCACCTTCACCTCGAACGCGGCGGGAACGACGGTGATCGCCTACGACGTGTCGGACGGCACGAACACCGTCAGGGGCTCGGCGTCCATCGTCGTCGTCGCCGTGAACGCCGCTCCGGTGGCGGGCGACGCAACGTTCACGACGCTGCGCGACACCGCCGTGTCGGGCACGCTGACCGTGACCGACCCCGACGGCCCGCAACCCCTCTTCAGCGCCGCCGGCACCACCGCCAATGGAACGGTGGTCGTCTCATCGAATGGTGCGTTCACCTACACACCGCGATCCGGTTTCGTGGGCGAGGATTCGTTCGTCTTCACGGTGTCCGACGGCTCGTCCAGCGACACCGGCACGGTGACCATCACCGTCACGCCGCCCGTCATCGTCGACCCAGCCACCCCCGTGACACTCGGCTCGCCCACCACCGGATCCGCCGCCATCGACGGCGCGATCAACACCACCCGGCAGGGCCTGATGTTCTCCGTGGCATCGGCTCCCACGTACGGCACGGTGCGACTGGCCGCCGACGGGACCTTCACCTACACACCCGATCCCGTCGACAGGCTGGCGGCGTTCGCGACGGTCGGCACCGCCGACGACGTCGACGTGTTCACCATTCGGGTGAGCGACGGCGTGTCCTCGCAAACCGTCACGGTGACACCATCGGTGTCCCCTGCACCCGTCGCGGCGATCTTCGGAACGCCCACCGGATCCACCATCGTCGGCACCCCCTTCGTCGACGCCGATGCGGGCGTCGCCTACGTCACGGTCCGCAACGCCGCCGGAGCCTACGCGCTCGTCATCGTCGAACGCGGCGGTCAACCGCGCGCCGTGGCACTGCCGGGCACGCCGATCGGCGAGCCGTCATCGGCCGGCGACAACCTCTACCAGTACACGCGCTCGGCTGATGGCTCTCATGCCGTGACGCTGGTCGGACCCACGGGCGCGATCTCGACGGTGCTGCCCGGTGAGCCGACCGACACCTTCGTCGATCAGGCAACCGGAACGGTCCTGGTGGTGTCGGCTCCTACCGCCGAGACGCACGCGGTCACCGTCGTGTCCCTCGCGGGCGCTTCGACCGTCGAGCTGGCCGAATCGACGCCGATCTTCCGACAGACCGATGACGGCAGCCTCTTCGCGTTCACGAACAGCCAATTCGGCTACACCTCCGTCGTCGTCATCCGCACCGACGGAACCACCAGCACGGTGCGACTGGGTGGCTCGCTGGTCGATGCGGCCGAGGTGCAACGCAACACGCTCGCGATCAGGACCATCACCGGGGCGGGCACCCAAGCGCTGATGGCCCTGAAGTCCGATGGCACCTCGCGGGTCACCACCTTCAGCGGCACGCCCATCGGCGACGTCGTCGGCAATCCCGACGGCTCGTTGGACGTCTACTCGGCCACCGTGTTCTCGGACTTCAGCGCCGACTGGAGTGTGGCCATCGAGAAGACGACGCTTGCGGCCACGGGCAACGTCCACCCGTCGACGACCGTCACCCGTACCTCCTTCACCGGCGCGCCCGATCGCTCGACGATGCAGGTGGTCGGTTCGGTGATCACCGTCGGCTACACCGACACCGCCGGCAACCCGGCGACCGCGGTCGTCGTGTACCGCGACGGCACGATCATGAAGGCGACGCTACGCGGATCGGCCATCGACGGACTGGGCGCGTCCATCGCCCCGATCGTCGACGACTCCGGCACGATCATTCAGTTCACCACCCTCCCTGGCACTTCCGGTGAGCGCACGTACCGTGTCTCGATCATCGGGTCGAGCGGTCGATCCCTGACGGTCTTGAGCACCGACCTGCCGGGTGCACCCGTCGGGCAGCCCGTCGTCGCATCGTCGGGTGTCGCCTACGTGATCAGCGACGCCGGCCGCACCAGTTGGCTGACCGTCCTGAATTCGTCGCTCACGACGCTGCCCACCGTCGCCGTTCCCGACGGTCTGCGACCCGAGGACCTCGCCACCGACGCGACGAATCGCCGCGTTGGCTTCGTCGTCGCCGACCCGACGTCCTCGACGTACGTGTATCGCACGGTCGACGAGAACGGGACGGTACGGAACACGCTGCTCGGCGGCGCACCCAGGAACGGCGTCGTCGTCGACTCCGTCTCCGGGGCAACGTATCTCACGGTACGGACGGGATCGACCGATGCCGTGACCGTCATCGCGCCGGATGGTACGGCGCGGGTCGTCGGACTCCCCGGGGTCGTCGTCGACGGGCCGGATCTCGACGCAGCGCCCACCGCGGTCTACGTCGTCAGCCGGGACGCCGCGGGCAACGTCGCGGTCACCGTCGTGGGTGCTAACACCGCAGTGAGCACCGCGATCGGTCTACCCGGTGATTCCTTCGTGGACCCGGCCAGTGGCGCGTTCGTGATCGCGCACCGCATCGGCAACGACTACCGCGTCACGGTCGTCCAGCCGGACGGAACGGCGACGGTGATCGGGCTGCCGGGCCGACCCGTGGGCTCCCTCGTCGCCGGATCCGATGCGTACTACACGACGTCGGTGAGCGGCAGCACGACGACGGTCACCGTGGTCCGTGCCGATGGCACGTCACGGACGGTCACGGTGCCCGGTACCGCCACCGTGTCCACGGTGGTCGACGCGACCGGCGCCTACCAGCAGACCGACGCCGGTGTCTTCCTCGTCGACCTCGCCAGCCCGACGTCCAACGGCTCCGTGACCGTCTGA
- the recD gene encoding exodeoxyribonuclease V subunit alpha has translation MTSTVDEADWRRAVSACGLLAAFNAAGVLDASDVLVAQRLCALGGEDDERVALAVAFTVRGLRGGSVCVELRSVAEHVEQPDLPWPEPDDWLAAVRDSALLAPPHVLRLRDEALYLDRYWREEQQVADDLRAMITGAPPVGGVSDVDRLFPAGYGEQRAAAELALTQRLTVLTGGPGTGKTTTVARLLALLAGSAAKAGAPPLRIALAAPTGKAAARLQEAVRSEIGQLDPGDAQRISGLQATTLHRLLGSRPDSSSRFRHHRGNRLPHDVVVVDETSMVSLTMMARLLEAVRPEARVLLVGDPDQLASVDAGAVLADLVEGFGGHADVRIAELRTPHRFGESIGALAAAIRAGADNAALEVLRDGGEHVEWLEIDAPGEQLREVLLPTARDLRRAALLGDAKTALATLDAHRLLCAHRHGPHGVTHWNRQVERWLTEETGEPIWSAWYVGRPVLVTANDYGLGLYNGDVGVTLRHDTGLRVAVAGTSARLEFAPGRLADVETMHAMTIHKSQGSQAAEVTVLLPPVDSRLLTRELFYTAVTRAKTKVRVVGSADEVRAAIGRRAVRATGLAARLRA, from the coding sequence ATGACCTCGACCGTCGACGAGGCCGACTGGCGACGGGCGGTCAGCGCGTGCGGTCTGCTGGCCGCGTTCAACGCCGCCGGCGTGCTCGACGCATCGGACGTCCTGGTGGCGCAACGACTGTGTGCGCTCGGCGGCGAGGACGACGAGCGGGTCGCGCTGGCGGTCGCCTTCACCGTGCGAGGGCTGCGCGGCGGCTCGGTGTGCGTCGAACTCCGGTCGGTGGCCGAGCACGTCGAACAACCGGACCTGCCCTGGCCCGAACCGGACGACTGGCTGGCGGCGGTCCGTGACTCCGCATTGCTCGCACCGCCCCACGTACTGCGGCTGCGGGACGAGGCGCTGTACCTCGACCGCTACTGGCGCGAAGAGCAGCAGGTCGCCGACGACCTGCGCGCGATGATCACCGGGGCGCCGCCGGTCGGTGGGGTGTCCGACGTCGACCGCCTGTTCCCCGCCGGGTACGGCGAACAGCGAGCGGCGGCCGAGCTGGCTCTGACGCAGAGACTCACGGTCCTCACCGGCGGGCCCGGAACCGGCAAGACCACGACCGTCGCGCGGCTGCTCGCGCTGCTCGCCGGATCGGCCGCGAAGGCCGGTGCGCCGCCGCTGCGGATCGCACTGGCCGCACCGACCGGCAAGGCGGCGGCACGGCTGCAGGAGGCGGTGCGATCCGAGATCGGACAGCTCGATCCTGGTGATGCACAACGCATCTCGGGGCTGCAGGCCACGACGTTGCACCGGCTGCTCGGCAGCCGGCCGGACAGCTCGTCGCGGTTCCGGCACCACCGCGGCAACCGGTTGCCGCACGACGTCGTGGTGGTCGACGAGACGTCCATGGTGTCGCTGACCATGATGGCGCGGCTGCTGGAGGCGGTGCGGCCCGAGGCCCGCGTCCTCCTCGTGGGCGATCCCGATCAGCTGGCGTCCGTCGACGCCGGGGCGGTGCTCGCCGACCTCGTCGAGGGCTTCGGCGGACATGCGGACGTGCGGATCGCCGAGTTGCGGACGCCGCACCGCTTCGGAGAGAGCATCGGGGCACTCGCCGCCGCGATCCGTGCCGGCGCCGACAACGCGGCACTCGAGGTGCTGCGCGACGGCGGCGAGCACGTCGAATGGCTCGAGATCGACGCACCGGGCGAGCAGTTGCGCGAGGTGCTGCTGCCGACGGCGCGCGACCTGCGGCGTGCGGCGCTCCTCGGCGACGCGAAGACAGCGCTGGCGACGCTCGACGCGCACCGCCTGCTGTGTGCCCACCGGCACGGGCCGCACGGCGTCACGCACTGGAACCGTCAGGTCGAGCGGTGGCTCACCGAGGAGACGGGCGAACCGATCTGGTCGGCGTGGTACGTCGGGCGTCCGGTCCTGGTGACGGCGAACGACTATGGTCTGGGCCTCTACAACGGCGACGTCGGCGTGACGCTGCGGCACGACACTGGGCTGCGCGTTGCGGTGGCGGGCACGTCGGCACGACTCGAGTTCGCGCCCGGCCGGTTGGCCGACGTGGAAACCATGCATGCCATGACGATTCACAAGAGCCAGGGTTCGCAGGCCGCGGAGGTGACGGTGCTGCTGCCGCCGGTGGATTCACGGCTGCTCACGCGCGAGTTGTTCTACACCGCGGTGACCCGGGCCAAGACCAAGGTGCGGGTCGTCGGGTCGGCGGACGAGGTGCGCGCCGCGATCGGCCGCCGAGCGGTCCGGGCGACGGGGCTCGCGGCGCGGCTGCGTGCGTGA